A region from the Chanodichthys erythropterus isolate Z2021 chromosome 5, ASM2448905v1, whole genome shotgun sequence genome encodes:
- the trim8a gene encoding E3 ubiquitin-protein ligase TRIM8a: MSDQMAEMAESWRNCFEEELICPICLHVFVEPVQLPCKHNFCRGCISEAWAKDTANVRCPECNHAYNQKPNLEKNIKLNNIVEKFNALNVEKAPAVLHCILCRRGPPLQAQKVCLRCNAPCCQSHIQTHLQQPCPAPGHILVAAEEVRAWSCPHHDEYRLYHCDVEQVAVCQYCCFSRCAPNHGHAVRDVEVRRNDIRHMLMKQQDRIDDRVKDIEEQLYKLESDKVLVEDKVQQLKEEVRVQYHKMHQLLEDDLGRTLEVLDKAHTKYCQENSTQTLQLNARRQEAKKLLSSVQVVFDKAENINIMKNTKPVKILMDRSTSCTGSVLPPYKVGHLNSKIFLSEVSKKEKNLRKILEAPFSTPSHFLQSISVHPSSANTSGGEKRKHSTAFPESSTSLLDSSSGPMSKQQFLGQGSSSTDGPTSQPPMAPCSSTQHIVGLSSSSSAQSVHHSSSVFTPADYPNPSSSQQAMLPQYGGRKILMCTMDNCYCSSVPSISNHRGHPPYPRSGSFPWTQEYSHPLPSTASMSQPLQGLSMHDWIDASQSHRHPDFYGLYGQSSTKPYVTS; the protein is encoded by the exons ATGTCTGATCAAATGGCTGAGATGGCTGAGAGCTGGCGGAACTGCTTTGAGGAGGAACTCATATGTCCCatttgtttgcatgtgttcgTGGAGCCTGTGCAGCTGCCGTGCAAACACAACTTCTGCCGGGGCTGCATCAGCGAGGCCTGGGCCAAAGACACGGCCAACGTGCGCTGCCCGGAGTGCAACCACGCGTACAACCAGAAAccaaacctggagaaaaacatCAAACTCAATAATATTGTGGAAAAATTTAACGCGCTGAACGTCGAAAAAGCGCCGGCCGTTCTGCATTGCATTCTGTGCAGGCGAGGGCCTCCTCTTCAAGCGCAGAAAGTGTGTCTTCGTTGTAATGCACCATGTTGCCAGTCTCACATCCAGACGCATCTCCAGCAGCCCTGTCCAGCTCCTGGACATATACTGGTGGCTGCTGAGGAGGTCCGGGCCTGGAGCTGCCCGCACCATGACGAATACAGACTGTATCACTGCGATGTGGAACAGGTGGCGGTCTGCCAGTACTGCTGCTTCTCCAGATGTGCGCCGAACCATGGCCATGCGGTGCGCGACGTGGAAGTACGACGCAATGACATCAGG CATATGTTAATGAAGCAGCAGGATCGCATTGACGACCGAGTGAAAGACATCGAGGAGCAGCTGTATAAGTTGGAGTCTGACAAAGTACTGGTGGAG GATAAGGTACAGCAGCTGAAGGAGGAGGTGCGTGTGCAGTATCACAAAATGCACCAGCTCTTAGAAGATGACCTGGGGAGAACTCTGGAGGTGCTGGATAAAGCACACACCAAATACTGCCAGGAGAACTCAACCCAAACCCTCCAGCTCAATGCACGCCGTCAGGAGGCCAAGAAACTGCTCAGCTCTGTCCAAGTTGTGTTTGACAAGGCGGAGAATATTAACATCATGAAG AACACAAAACCAGTGAAAATACTCATGGATAG ATCAACCTCATGTACAGGCAGTGTTCTGCCTCCTTACAAAGTGGGTCATCTTAATTCCAAAATATTCCTGTCTGAAGTctcaaaaaaggaaaagaacTTGAGAAAAATACTGGAAG CACCATTCAGTACTCCCTCACACTTCCTCCAGAGCATATCTGTCCACCCCTCCAGTGCGAATACCTCCGGGGGTGAGAAACGCAAACACTCCACGGCCTTCCCTGAAAGCAGCACCAGCCTGCTGGATTCCTCGTCAGGCCCCATGAGCAAACAGCAGTTCCTGGGTCAAGGTTCCAGCTCCACCGACGGGCCGACGTCACAGCCGCCCATGGCTCCCTGTAGCTCCACCCAGCACATTGTAGGCCTCAGCAGTAGCAGCAGCGCCCAATCGGTCCATCATTCCAGCTCTGTTTTTACTCCAGCTGACTACCCCAATCCCAGCTCATCCCAGCAGGCCATGCTGCCACAGTACGGTGGGCGTAAGATTCTCATGTGCACGATGGACAACTGCTACTGCTCTAGCGTCCCCTCCATATCGAACCACCGCGGCCATCCTCCCTACCCTCGCTCGGGATCTTTCCCTTGGACACAGGAGTACTCGCACCCCCTGCCCTCCACGGCCTCAATGTCCCAGCCCCTCCAAGGGCTCTCCATGCACGACTGGATCGACGCCTCACAGAGCCACAGGCACCCTGATTTCTATGGATTGTATGGGCAATCTTCCACTAAACCATACGTCACCAGTTAA